A section of the Tenrec ecaudatus isolate mTenEca1 chromosome 15, mTenEca1.hap1, whole genome shotgun sequence genome encodes:
- the LOC142427754 gene encoding small ribosomal subunit protein RACK1-like: MTLRGTLKGHNGWVTQIATTPQFPAMILSASRDKTIIMWKLTRDESNYGIPQRALRGHSHFLSDVVISSDGQFALSGSWDGTLRLWDLTTGTTTRCHVGHTKDVLSAAFSSDNWQIVSGSRDKTIKLWNTLGVCKCTVQDESHSEWVSRVRFSPNSSNPIIVSCGWDKLVKVWNLANCKLKTNHIGHTGYLNTVTVSPDGSLCASGGKDGQAMLWDLNEGKHLYTLDGGDIINALCFSPNRYWLCAATDPSIKIWDLEGKIIVDELKQEVISTSSKAKSPQCTSLLMARLCLQVTQITSCEYGR; encoded by the coding sequence ATGACCCTTCGTGGCACCCTCAAGGGCCACAACGGCTGGGTAACGCAGATCGCTACCACGCCACAGTTCCCCGCCATGATTCTGTCTGCTTCGCGAGATAAGACCATCATCATGTGGAAGCTCACGAGGGATGAGAGCAACTATGGCATTCCCCAACGTGCTCTGCGTGGTCACTCTCACTTTTTGAGCGACGTGGTCATCTCTTCTGATGGCCAGTTTGCGCTTTCAGGCTCCTGGGATGGAACACTACGTCTCTGGGATCTTACAACGGGCACCACCACACGCTGCCATGTTGGCCATACCAAGGACGTGCTGAGTGCGGCCTTCTCCTCTGACAACTGGCAGATTGTCTCAGGCTCCCGAGATAAGACCATCAAGCTGTGGAATACTCTGGGCGTTTGCAAGTGCACCGTACAGGACGAGAGCCACTCTGAATGGGTGTCCCGTGTGCGCTTTTCGCCCAACAGCAGCAACCCCATCATCGTCTCCTGTGGCTGGGACAAGTTGGTCAAGGTGTGGAACTTGGCTAATTGCAAACTGAAAACGAACCACATCGGCCACACAGGCTACCTGAACACTGTGACAGTCTCTCCGGATGGATCCCTCTGTGCttctggaggcaaggatggccaggccATGCTGTGGGATCTCAATGAAGGCAAGCACCTTTATACCCTCGATGGAGGAGACATTATCAATGCCCTGTGCTTCAGTCCCAACCGCTACTGGCTCTGTGCTGCCACTGACCCCAGCATCAAGATCTGGGACTTGGAGGGCAAGATCATTGTTGATGAGCTGAAGCAAGAAGTGATCAGCACCAGCAGCAAGGCCAAATCACCCCAGTGCACCTCTCTGCTGATGGCCAGACTCTGTTTGCAGGTTACACAGATAACCTCGTGCGAGTATGGCAGGTGA